A single genomic interval of Spirosoma linguale DSM 74 harbors:
- a CDS encoding Mannonate dehydratase (PFAM: Mannonate dehydratase; Xylose isomerase domain protein TIM barrel~KEGG: hypothetical protein), giving the protein MKNSRRHFLKNSASAAALSLAGPQPGALSQQTSSPLAYVKDGGMQLCLAHFYGMDKRRIELSKQLQVLNAVGGINARPLGITDAQPWEYKAIMAVKEAWAKEGLTFKVVEGPPALYEKTKLGLPGRDEEIDNFILFIRNLAKTGIDTICYNWMPVISWARTSLDRPSRGGALVSAFDIDNIKDNSLTTFGAFTKDAMWKNLEYFLKAVVPEAEKNGIKLALHPDDPPVDAIRGIPRIMTSADAFKRMIELVPSPSNGITLCQGTFATMGEDIPSVINYFGKRGKIHFVHFRDVRGDRNHFEETFHDDGKTNMYEAMKTYYDIGFRGPMRPDHVPTMAGDSNEHPGYSNIGVLFAIGYMRGLLEAIARQHR; this is encoded by the coding sequence GTGAAAAACTCGCGTCGTCATTTCCTGAAAAATAGTGCCTCTGCAGCCGCCCTATCGCTGGCGGGTCCGCAACCCGGTGCGCTCAGCCAACAGACTTCTTCTCCCCTCGCTTACGTCAAAGACGGCGGCATGCAGCTTTGTCTGGCTCATTTTTACGGCATGGATAAACGGCGCATCGAACTGTCGAAACAGCTTCAGGTGCTGAACGCGGTAGGGGGCATTAACGCCCGGCCGCTGGGCATTACCGACGCTCAGCCGTGGGAGTACAAAGCCATCATGGCGGTTAAAGAGGCCTGGGCCAAAGAAGGGCTGACGTTTAAGGTCGTTGAAGGGCCACCAGCCCTCTACGAAAAAACCAAGCTGGGGCTACCCGGTCGGGATGAAGAGATCGACAACTTCATTCTATTTATCCGAAACCTGGCCAAAACGGGCATCGATACCATCTGCTACAACTGGATGCCCGTTATCAGTTGGGCGCGTACCAGTCTGGACCGGCCCAGCCGGGGCGGGGCGCTGGTGAGTGCGTTCGATATCGACAACATTAAAGACAATAGTCTGACGACCTTCGGCGCCTTTACAAAGGACGCCATGTGGAAAAACCTGGAGTACTTCCTGAAAGCCGTGGTGCCGGAAGCCGAGAAGAACGGCATCAAACTGGCCCTTCACCCCGACGACCCGCCAGTGGATGCCATCCGGGGAATTCCGCGGATCATGACCTCAGCCGATGCCTTCAAGCGAATGATCGAACTGGTACCCAGCCCCAGCAATGGCATTACACTCTGTCAGGGTACGTTTGCGACCATGGGCGAGGATATCCCATCGGTCATCAACTACTTTGGCAAACGCGGTAAGATCCATTTCGTGCATTTCCGCGACGTGCGGGGCGACCGTAATCACTTTGAGGAAACCTTCCACGACGACGGCAAAACCAATATGTACGAAGCCATGAAAACCTACTATGACATTGGTTTCCGGGGACCCATGCGCCCCGACCACGTGCCGACCATGGCTGGCGACAGCAACGAACACCCCGGCTACAGCAACATAGGGGTGCTCTTTGCCATTGGGTACATGCGCGGCTTACTCGAAGCTATTGCCAGACAACACCGGTAG
- a CDS encoding Poly(3-hydroxybutyrate) depolymerase-like protein (KEGG: pae:PA0543 hypothetical protein), translated as MLYARMLKVTFLFFLVGLGLSSASAEVISDSVLIEGHYRSFHYNNVSVASVKRPGLIFVLHGSGGNGQGQIKSAAKMEQQANAENMLVVYPDGYKRYWNECRKASPAEANVENVNEQAFFEGMIQYFEKRYNVDRSHVFAVGTSGGGHMAYKLALTMPRTFRAITAIIANLPDTTNMDCTPSGKAVPVMIVNGTLDKTNPYEGGVVVLGKNMTMGAVRSTDRTLAYWADLARYKGKPTQENLPDTDPTDGKTIERYTYKEKGKPEIVLLKVIGGKHDYPNDIDVHVEALRFFMRQIGR; from the coding sequence ATGCTCTACGCTCGTATGTTAAAAGTAACTTTCCTGTTTTTTCTGGTCGGTCTTGGGCTCTCGTCGGCGAGCGCGGAGGTCATTAGTGATTCTGTACTGATTGAAGGCCATTATCGGTCGTTTCATTATAACAATGTCTCCGTAGCGTCGGTTAAGCGGCCGGGGCTGATTTTTGTCCTGCATGGGTCCGGTGGTAACGGGCAGGGGCAGATAAAATCCGCTGCAAAAATGGAGCAGCAGGCCAATGCGGAAAATATGCTGGTCGTTTATCCGGATGGCTACAAGCGTTACTGGAACGAATGCCGGAAAGCCTCGCCGGCAGAGGCCAATGTCGAAAATGTGAATGAGCAGGCTTTCTTCGAAGGCATGATTCAGTACTTCGAGAAACGCTATAACGTGGACCGGTCGCACGTATTTGCCGTGGGTACATCGGGCGGTGGGCATATGGCGTATAAACTGGCCCTGACCATGCCGCGTACGTTCCGGGCCATCACGGCCATTATCGCCAATCTGCCCGATACAACGAATATGGACTGTACGCCATCCGGCAAGGCTGTGCCGGTCATGATCGTCAACGGCACGCTGGATAAAACAAATCCCTACGAGGGTGGCGTTGTCGTGCTGGGCAAAAACATGACTATGGGGGCCGTGCGATCCACCGACCGCACTCTGGCCTACTGGGCCGATCTGGCTCGCTATAAAGGCAAACCAACCCAGGAAAACCTGCCCGATACCGACCCGACCGACGGGAAAACCATTGAACGGTATACCTACAAAGAGAAAGGAAAGCCCGAAATTGTGCTCCTGAAAGTGATTGGTGGAAAACACGACTACCCCAACGACATTGACGTTCATGTGGAAGCACTGCGCTTTTTCATGCGGCAGATCGGGAGGTGA
- a CDS encoding coagulation factor 5/8 type domain protein (PFAM: coagulation factor 5/8 type domain protein~KEGG: xcv:XCV1357 hypothetical protein) has product MRRLTLLAAFVSFSLLSIAQTPAPYGAVPSPRQLAWHKLKYYAFVHFNMNTFTNEEWGHGTETPDMFNPTQLDCRQWAKVAKEAGMEGIVITAKHHDGFCLWPSKYTEHSVKNSKWRNGKGDVLKDLSEACKEYGLKFGVYLSPWDRNHPAYGTPEYNEVFKKTLQEVLTQYGDVFEVWFDGANGEGPNGKKQVYDWPGFIETVRKYQPNAVIFSDAGPDIRWVGNEDGYAGETNWSTLNRDKVYPAYPNYWELTLGHEDGTHWVPTEVNCSIRPGWYYHASEDNKEKSLEHLVDIYYSSIGRNGNWLLNLPVDRRGLVHENDVKQLMALKAYTDKATHNLAGGKKITSNSVFSKASTFAAGNVLDASRDTYWAAAEGAKQATLDIDLGKPTTLNRLLIEEYIALGQRVKKFSVAAWQKDGYQTIASGTTIGNRRILRFPTVTTTKIRVSIDESKASPLIRHIEMYNAPELIVTPVISRNKEGMVTIVCPKTTDPVITYTTDGSEPTAQSKRFTQAVALPQGGVIKARAFVDNMKKASSPVTAEFDISSAKWTVVSTGDAVPKKEAVRLIDGNADSFWQQRKQAESPTSVVLDLGEELPLKGFTYLPRQDGKKAGIVYRYAVSVSQDGKTWSAPVSQGAFNNINNNPVGQAVRFDKPQTARFLKFDALETTEASDATVSIAELGVLTR; this is encoded by the coding sequence ATGCGTCGACTCACACTTCTTGCCGCTTTCGTCAGTTTTTCTCTTTTATCGATAGCTCAGACACCAGCCCCGTACGGTGCCGTTCCATCGCCCCGCCAGCTTGCCTGGCATAAGCTCAAGTACTATGCCTTCGTCCATTTCAATATGAACACCTTCACCAATGAAGAGTGGGGACACGGCACCGAAACCCCCGATATGTTTAACCCCACTCAACTCGACTGTCGGCAGTGGGCGAAGGTGGCAAAAGAAGCCGGGATGGAAGGGATTGTCATTACGGCCAAGCACCACGACGGCTTCTGTCTGTGGCCGTCGAAATACACGGAGCACTCGGTCAAAAACAGCAAATGGCGGAACGGGAAGGGCGATGTGCTGAAGGATCTGTCGGAAGCCTGTAAGGAGTACGGTCTGAAGTTCGGCGTGTACCTGTCCCCCTGGGACCGCAATCACCCGGCCTACGGGACGCCGGAATACAACGAGGTGTTCAAGAAAACCCTTCAGGAAGTGCTGACCCAGTACGGCGATGTGTTTGAGGTCTGGTTCGACGGCGCAAACGGAGAAGGGCCAAACGGCAAAAAACAGGTCTACGACTGGCCCGGCTTTATCGAAACCGTACGCAAATACCAGCCCAACGCCGTTATCTTCAGCGATGCCGGTCCCGACATTCGGTGGGTAGGCAACGAAGATGGGTACGCGGGCGAAACCAACTGGAGCACGCTCAACCGCGATAAGGTCTACCCGGCTTATCCAAACTACTGGGAGTTGACGCTGGGTCACGAGGACGGTACGCATTGGGTGCCTACGGAGGTAAACTGCTCCATCCGGCCGGGCTGGTATTACCACGCCAGCGAAGACAACAAAGAGAAGTCGCTGGAACACCTGGTCGATATTTATTACAGCTCCATCGGCCGCAACGGCAACTGGCTCCTGAACTTGCCCGTCGATCGGCGTGGGCTGGTGCATGAAAACGACGTAAAACAGCTCATGGCGCTGAAAGCCTACACCGACAAGGCTACGCACAACCTCGCCGGAGGGAAGAAAATCACGAGCAACAGTGTGTTCAGCAAGGCTTCGACCTTTGCCGCCGGTAACGTGCTCGATGCTAGCCGGGATACCTACTGGGCCGCTGCCGAAGGCGCCAAACAGGCGACGCTGGATATTGACCTGGGCAAGCCTACAACCCTCAACCGGCTGCTGATTGAAGAGTATATTGCGTTGGGCCAGCGGGTAAAGAAGTTCTCGGTAGCCGCCTGGCAGAAAGATGGCTACCAGACCATTGCCAGCGGAACGACCATTGGGAACCGGCGGATTCTGCGATTCCCGACCGTTACGACCACCAAAATTCGGGTGAGCATCGACGAGTCGAAAGCCAGTCCGCTGATTCGGCATATCGAGATGTACAACGCGCCCGAACTGATCGTAACGCCCGTGATCAGCCGGAATAAAGAGGGTATGGTTACGATTGTCTGCCCCAAAACGACCGACCCGGTCATTACCTACACCACCGACGGCTCGGAACCGACCGCCCAGAGTAAGCGCTTTACCCAGGCCGTTGCTTTGCCGCAGGGCGGGGTTATAAAAGCCCGCGCCTTTGTCGATAACATGAAAAAAGCGAGCAGCCCCGTAACGGCCGAATTCGACATTAGTTCGGCGAAATGGACGGTTGTGTCGACCGGCGACGCAGTACCCAAAAAAGAAGCTGTCCGGCTAATCGACGGCAACGCGGACTCGTTCTGGCAGCAACGTAAACAGGCCGAAAGTCCAACATCGGTGGTGCTGGATTTGGGCGAGGAGCTGCCGCTGAAAGGCTTCACGTACCTGCCGCGTCAGGATGGGAAAAAGGCGGGTATCGTGTACCGATATGCCGTTTCCGTAAGCCAGGATGGGAAAACATGGTCGGCACCGGTAAGTCAGGGAGCGTTCAACAACATCAATAATAACCCCGTTGGGCAAGCCGTCCGCTTCGACAAACCACAAACGGCCCGGTTCCTGAAGTTCGACGCCCTCGAAACAACCGAGGCCAGCGACGCCACCGTATCCATTGCCGAACTGGGTGTACTGACCCGCTGA
- a CDS encoding Beta-N-acetylhexosaminidase (KEGG: sde:Sde_3037 glycosyl hydrolase~PFAM: Glycoside hydrolase, family 20, catalytic core; PA14 domain protein~SMART: PA14 domain protein), whose product MQIKPIIFIVGLSLLMAGIGQSQTPDPYPIIPYPTSLVPGQGQFVITQNTALVVQDGRFQSEAGQLQQLLKPVLGKPLPARGGNAQIVLNYDPSITSPEGYQLTIAPQRITLAAREPVGMFRAIQTIRQLLPVSLEQKKTTGPLTLPAVQIRDQPAYAWRGMHLDVSRHFFSMDYLHKFVDLLALYKFNKFHLHLTDDQGWRLEIKAYPKLTSEGAWRTFNNQDSVVLKRATTNPDFDLPKQYLRQKDGKTQYGGFYTQNQMRELIAYAAARHIEIIPEIDMPGHLTAAIKAYPFLSCTGQEGWGKTFSVPICPCNEPTYTFTETVLSEVAALFPSQYIHIGADEVEKSTWAQSTACQALMKREGIKSVEELQSYFVHRTEKFLLSKGKKLMVWDDALEGGLAPSATVMYWRSWVTDAPVKAVRNGNPVVMTPVNTLYFDVLPDKNSLANVYQFNPVPTGLTPAEATSILGAQANTWTEYIPSENRVDYMVMPRMTALAERLWTNQNQYDTYRQRLTRHYPRLDALGVHYRVPDLSGFAEENVFTDQTALRIRKPTDNLVVRYTIDGSLPKAASALLPESLPISQPTTVKLAAFTNSGLQGDVYTLRYQQQSLAEPVGVSSVGAGLMSTYVKGQFKNVAAMLKAPASDSVVVNQVKVPEMAGAGSFGVRFRGYISVPATGIYSFFLVADDGGVLHIANRTVIDNDGNHGPIEKSGQVALKRGTHPFALDFIEAGGGYTLKLLYSRDGSDPQPVPADWLGH is encoded by the coding sequence ATGCAAATCAAACCGATCATTTTCATCGTCGGGCTCAGTCTGCTGATGGCCGGTATAGGTCAATCGCAAACGCCCGATCCATACCCCATTATCCCGTACCCGACTTCGCTGGTACCGGGTCAGGGGCAGTTTGTTATCACCCAAAATACCGCGCTGGTTGTCCAGGATGGTCGTTTCCAGAGCGAGGCCGGTCAGTTACAGCAATTGCTGAAACCGGTTTTGGGCAAGCCACTGCCTGCCCGTGGAGGCAACGCGCAGATCGTGCTCAATTACGACCCATCCATCACGTCACCGGAAGGCTACCAGCTTACCATCGCCCCCCAGCGCATAACCCTGGCGGCCAGAGAGCCGGTGGGCATGTTTCGGGCCATTCAGACCATCCGGCAACTGCTGCCCGTGAGCCTTGAGCAGAAAAAAACAACCGGCCCACTGACCCTCCCGGCGGTGCAGATCCGCGACCAGCCCGCCTATGCCTGGCGGGGCATGCACCTCGATGTGTCGCGGCACTTTTTCTCGATGGATTACCTGCATAAATTCGTCGATCTGCTGGCTCTTTACAAGTTTAATAAATTTCACCTGCACCTCACCGACGACCAGGGCTGGCGGCTGGAGATAAAGGCGTACCCCAAGCTAACCAGCGAAGGAGCCTGGCGGACGTTCAATAACCAGGATTCTGTCGTGCTGAAACGGGCCACCACAAATCCCGACTTCGACCTGCCGAAGCAATACCTCCGGCAGAAAGACGGGAAGACGCAATATGGCGGGTTTTATACTCAGAACCAGATGCGCGAACTCATCGCGTACGCAGCCGCCCGCCATATCGAAATCATTCCGGAAATCGACATGCCCGGCCATTTGACGGCGGCCATCAAAGCGTATCCATTTCTAAGCTGTACGGGTCAGGAAGGCTGGGGCAAAACGTTTTCGGTGCCCATCTGCCCCTGCAACGAACCCACCTACACGTTTACCGAAACCGTACTGAGCGAAGTAGCCGCGCTGTTCCCGAGCCAGTACATCCACATCGGGGCCGATGAAGTGGAGAAATCGACCTGGGCGCAGTCGACGGCCTGTCAGGCGTTGATGAAGCGGGAGGGAATCAAAAGCGTGGAGGAACTGCAAAGTTATTTCGTACACCGCACCGAAAAGTTTCTGCTGTCGAAAGGGAAAAAACTCATGGTCTGGGACGACGCTCTGGAGGGCGGACTGGCACCCTCGGCCACGGTCATGTACTGGCGGAGCTGGGTGACCGATGCGCCCGTGAAAGCTGTTCGGAATGGCAACCCGGTGGTTATGACGCCCGTTAACACCCTTTATTTCGACGTGTTGCCCGACAAAAATTCGCTCGCAAATGTCTATCAATTCAATCCCGTTCCAACCGGGCTGACACCCGCCGAAGCGACATCCATTCTGGGCGCACAGGCCAACACCTGGACGGAATATATTCCCTCCGAAAATCGGGTCGATTACATGGTGATGCCCCGCATGACGGCCCTGGCCGAACGGCTGTGGACCAATCAGAATCAGTATGACACTTACCGGCAGCGCCTTACCCGGCACTACCCGCGTCTGGATGCGCTGGGGGTTCACTACCGCGTGCCCGATCTGAGCGGCTTTGCCGAAGAGAATGTGTTTACGGACCAAACGGCCCTGCGCATCCGCAAACCGACGGATAATCTGGTTGTTCGCTACACCATCGATGGGAGCTTGCCGAAGGCGGCTTCGGCGCTACTTCCCGAGTCGTTGCCGATCAGCCAGCCAACGACGGTAAAGCTGGCGGCTTTTACGAATAGCGGCTTGCAGGGCGATGTGTATACGCTTCGGTATCAACAGCAATCGCTTGCTGAACCGGTGGGAGTATCGTCCGTCGGGGCCGGATTGATGAGTACCTATGTGAAGGGACAGTTTAAAAATGTAGCCGCCATGCTAAAGGCACCGGCTTCCGATTCGGTGGTGGTGAATCAGGTAAAGGTGCCGGAAATGGCCGGAGCGGGTAGTTTCGGCGTTCGGTTTCGGGGTTACATCAGCGTTCCCGCCACGGGTATTTACAGCTTTTTCCTGGTAGCCGACGATGGGGGTGTGCTGCACATTGCCAACCGGACGGTTATCGACAACGACGGTAACCACGGCCCCATTGAAAAAAGCGGTCAGGTGGCCCTCAAACGGGGTACGCATCCTTTCGCCCTCGACTTCATCGAAGCGGGTGGCGGGTATACCCTAAAGCTGCTGTACAGCCGCGACGGTAGTGATCCACAACCCGTACCCGCCGACTGGCTGGGGCATTGA
- a CDS encoding Luciferase-like, subgroup (PFAM: Luciferase-like, subgroup~KEGG: mno:Mnod_6633 luciferase-like monooxygenase): MQIGIDSFAAKGQQEGSQSGISDAASLNQLLDRIERADQVGLDVFGIGEHHRPEFLDSAPTLILAAAAARTRQIRLTSAVTVLSAADPVRVFQQFATLDLISNGRAELVVGRGSFTEAFPLFGLKLKDYDALFSEKLDLLLAIRDNEFVEWSGQFRPALNGEGIYPRPLQDLLPIWLGVGGTPQSFVRAGMLGLPLMVAVIGGETHRFRPLVDLYREAGRRAGHSPEQLQVGLHSLGYVANTTEEAIQHYYPGYAETFTRIGRERGWPPVTKAHFDALIGKQGALLVGNPDEVAQKILRHSEALGGISRVTFQMDSAGLSHEKFMSSIELLGTRVKPLLR; the protein is encoded by the coding sequence ATGCAAATTGGGATAGATAGTTTTGCGGCCAAAGGCCAACAGGAGGGGAGTCAATCGGGCATTAGCGATGCGGCCTCATTGAACCAGCTGCTCGACCGTATTGAGCGGGCCGATCAGGTTGGTCTTGACGTGTTTGGTATCGGCGAGCACCACCGCCCGGAGTTTCTCGACTCGGCCCCCACACTGATTCTAGCCGCTGCGGCTGCCCGCACCCGGCAAATTCGCCTGACCAGCGCGGTTACTGTGCTGAGTGCCGCCGATCCGGTTCGTGTATTTCAGCAGTTCGCTACCCTCGACCTTATTTCCAACGGGCGGGCCGAACTCGTGGTTGGACGCGGTTCGTTTACCGAAGCGTTTCCGCTGTTCGGTTTGAAGCTGAAAGACTACGATGCCCTGTTCTCCGAAAAGCTCGACTTGCTGCTTGCTATTCGGGACAACGAGTTCGTTGAGTGGTCGGGGCAGTTTCGTCCGGCACTTAACGGCGAAGGAATTTATCCAAGACCGCTGCAGGATCTGCTGCCTATCTGGTTGGGCGTTGGCGGCACTCCGCAGTCATTTGTCCGGGCCGGTATGCTGGGGCTGCCGCTTATGGTAGCCGTAATTGGGGGCGAAACCCACCGTTTTCGGCCGCTGGTCGATCTGTACCGGGAAGCGGGTCGGCGGGCTGGGCATTCGCCGGAGCAGTTACAGGTGGGGCTTCATTCGCTGGGCTATGTAGCTAATACGACTGAGGAGGCTATTCAGCATTATTATCCGGGCTATGCCGAAACGTTTACCCGAATTGGTCGGGAGCGAGGATGGCCACCCGTTACCAAAGCCCATTTCGATGCCTTGATTGGTAAACAAGGCGCCCTGCTGGTGGGAAATCCCGACGAGGTAGCTCAGAAGATTTTACGGCATAGTGAAGCCCTCGGTGGGATTTCCAGGGTTACGTTTCAGATGGACAGCGCGGGGTTATCGCACGAAAAGTTCATGTCGTCAATCGAATTGCTCGGTACCCGGGTAAAACCTTTGCTACGATAG
- a CDS encoding alpha-1,2-mannosidase (TIGRFAM: alpha-1,2-mannosidase~PFAM: glycosyl hydrolase 92~KEGG: pat:Patl_0130 putative alpha-1,2-mannosidase): MRLSPNYLFALGIAIGLLQPLPGNSQSGVVPKVPTGLTRYVDPFIGTGFHGHVFMGANVPFGAVQLGPTQMSQGWDWCSGYHYSDSLIVGFAHTHLNGTGIGDLGDVQIMPTTGPVKLSRGTSKDSRSGYASRFSHTQETARPGYYAVKLQRYNIDVALTATERVGLHQYTFPKTSDAHIVIDLGEGVGDRPTETYLEKLNDSTLVGYRFSKGWAPDQRLYFAIVFAKPIQQLALYTDQTPAAGTSVKGNRVKGVVNFSTQANEKVLLKVGISPVSSANALGNIRAELPHWNFAKVAQEADAAWNRELSKISVKTKNQNRLKIFYTALFHTQVAPSLFNDHNGDYRGTDKQVYPKAAFNNMTTFSLWDTYRSAHPLFTLTQPRRVADMINSMLAIFEQQGKLPVWHLVGNETNTMPGNSAMPVIADACLKGIDGIDVNRAFDAMKASAMLDERGLKFVKTKGYIPADTLVESVARGLEYAIDDWAIAQVAKKLGKNADYAYFSKRARAYQQYFDPQIKFMRGRVSDNERRTPFSPLVSRHMKDDFAEGNSWQYTWLVPHDVEGLISLFSGEKAFTQKLDSLFVVHGDMGSEASNDITGLIGQYAHGNEPSHHITYLYGYVGQPWKTADKVRYILDSLYTTRPDGLIGNEDVGQMSAWYVLSAMGFYPVNPANGAYVFGSPVFDEVILNLENGKSFQIKTVNNSPTNRYIKRILLNGKPYAKAYLRHQTILNGGTMTIEMSNKPGTDWGIQPEDRARSDY, from the coding sequence ATGCGTTTATCCCCCAACTATCTCTTTGCGCTAGGCATCGCCATCGGGTTGTTGCAGCCTTTGCCCGGTAACAGCCAGTCGGGCGTCGTTCCCAAAGTACCCACCGGCCTGACTCGTTACGTCGATCCGTTTATTGGAACGGGCTTTCACGGGCACGTTTTTATGGGTGCCAACGTGCCGTTCGGGGCCGTTCAGCTTGGGCCTACCCAGATGTCGCAGGGGTGGGACTGGTGTTCGGGCTATCATTATTCTGATTCGTTGATTGTCGGGTTTGCGCACACGCACCTGAACGGAACGGGCATCGGCGATCTGGGGGATGTGCAGATTATGCCCACAACTGGTCCGGTAAAACTCAGCCGGGGCACAAGCAAAGACAGCCGCAGTGGCTACGCATCCCGGTTTTCGCATACGCAGGAAACGGCTCGTCCGGGTTACTATGCCGTCAAATTACAGCGGTACAACATCGACGTGGCGTTGACCGCTACCGAGCGGGTGGGGCTGCATCAGTACACCTTTCCCAAAACCAGCGACGCGCACATCGTGATTGATCTGGGGGAAGGCGTGGGCGATAGACCGACAGAAACCTATCTCGAAAAACTCAATGATTCGACCCTCGTTGGCTACCGTTTTTCGAAAGGGTGGGCGCCCGACCAGCGGCTCTATTTCGCAATTGTCTTTGCCAAGCCCATTCAGCAACTGGCGCTGTACACCGACCAGACTCCGGCAGCGGGTACATCAGTCAAAGGGAATCGGGTCAAAGGCGTGGTAAATTTTTCTACGCAGGCCAATGAAAAGGTGTTGTTGAAAGTCGGCATCTCGCCGGTTAGTTCGGCGAATGCGCTGGGCAACATTCGGGCCGAACTGCCACACTGGAATTTTGCGAAAGTGGCGCAGGAGGCCGATGCGGCCTGGAACCGGGAACTGAGCAAGATTTCGGTTAAGACGAAAAATCAGAACCGGCTCAAAATCTTCTATACCGCCCTGTTTCATACGCAGGTGGCTCCGTCGCTGTTCAACGACCACAACGGCGATTATCGTGGTACGGACAAGCAGGTCTACCCGAAGGCTGCGTTCAACAACATGACAACGTTTTCGCTCTGGGACACCTACCGGAGCGCTCACCCGCTGTTCACGCTGACGCAGCCCCGGCGCGTGGCCGACATGATCAACTCCATGCTTGCTATCTTCGAACAGCAGGGAAAGCTGCCCGTCTGGCATCTGGTGGGCAACGAAACGAATACCATGCCCGGCAACAGCGCCATGCCTGTTATTGCCGATGCCTGTTTGAAGGGCATTGACGGTATCGACGTCAACCGCGCCTTCGACGCCATGAAGGCGAGCGCCATGCTGGACGAACGGGGGCTGAAATTCGTGAAAACAAAAGGGTATATTCCCGCCGATACGCTGGTGGAGAGTGTAGCCCGCGGACTCGAATACGCCATCGACGACTGGGCCATTGCGCAGGTAGCGAAGAAACTTGGGAAAAACGCCGACTATGCTTATTTCAGTAAGCGGGCCAGGGCCTATCAGCAGTATTTCGACCCGCAGATCAAATTCATGCGCGGCCGGGTGTCTGACAATGAACGCCGGACGCCCTTTAGCCCGCTGGTATCGCGACACATGAAAGATGATTTTGCCGAAGGGAACAGTTGGCAATACACCTGGCTGGTGCCGCACGATGTGGAAGGGCTGATTTCGTTGTTTTCGGGCGAGAAAGCGTTCACGCAGAAGCTGGATTCTCTGTTTGTAGTTCACGGCGATATGGGCAGCGAAGCCTCTAACGATATTACCGGATTGATCGGGCAATACGCGCACGGCAACGAGCCGAGCCATCATATTACGTATTTGTATGGGTACGTAGGCCAGCCCTGGAAAACCGCCGACAAAGTGCGGTACATCCTCGATAGCCTGTACACCACCCGACCAGACGGCCTGATCGGCAACGAAGATGTTGGGCAAATGTCGGCCTGGTATGTGCTGTCGGCCATGGGTTTTTACCCGGTCAACCCGGCCAATGGAGCCTACGTATTTGGCAGCCCGGTTTTTGACGAGGTAATCCTCAACCTGGAAAACGGGAAGTCGTTCCAGATAAAAACGGTCAATAACAGCCCCACAAATCGGTACATAAAACGCATCCTGCTGAACGGAAAACCGTATGCCAAAGCCTATCTGCGCCACCAGACCATTCTGAATGGCGGAACGATGACCATCGAAATGAGCAATAAACCGGGCACCGATTGGGGTATCCAACCCGAAGACAGGGCCAGGTCAGATTATTAA
- a CDS encoding transcriptional regulator, TetR family (PFAM: regulatory protein TetR~KEGG: wsu:WS1224 putative transcriptional regulator): MPLSTKERILNASLRLFNEHGVDAVRLQQIAEEIGISVGNLAYHFKTKDAIIESVYEQVLDEFAHIFRQYLQAPELAAFDQQISLYYQFFRNYQFYLAEFFKTNSEQTSQQIQWQRAVNKMLMQLRSWLDFHVQRHIIRPETSLGQYDQLAQSLWMTLVFLPVFSAMRGTAVDERSYKQSVWDHLKPHLTEEGVDEFETLVLPTLA; encoded by the coding sequence ATGCCGCTATCTACCAAGGAACGCATTCTGAACGCATCGCTCCGGCTCTTTAATGAGCACGGAGTCGATGCTGTGCGGCTCCAGCAGATAGCCGAGGAAATTGGGATCAGCGTTGGTAATCTGGCGTACCATTTCAAGACGAAAGACGCCATCATCGAATCGGTTTACGAACAGGTACTCGACGAGTTTGCCCACATTTTCCGTCAGTATCTACAAGCTCCCGAACTGGCCGCGTTCGATCAGCAGATAAGTCTGTACTATCAATTCTTTCGAAACTATCAGTTCTATCTGGCGGAGTTTTTTAAGACAAATTCAGAGCAGACAAGCCAACAGATCCAATGGCAGCGGGCGGTCAATAAAATGCTCATGCAACTGCGCAGCTGGCTCGATTTTCATGTGCAGCGGCATATTATTCGGCCCGAAACCAGCCTGGGGCAATACGACCAATTAGCCCAGTCGCTTTGGATGACGCTCGTATTCCTGCCTGTTTTCTCGGCCATGCGTGGTACTGCCGTTGATGAACGAAGCTACAAGCAATCCGTTTGGGACCACCTAAAGCCCCATCTCACCGAAGAAGGCGTCGATGAATTCGAAACGCTGGTGCTGCCAACCCTGGCCTGA